From one Chryseobacterium sp. 3008163 genomic stretch:
- a CDS encoding glycosyltransferase family 87 protein has translation MILKEKFLKFILNPRYIFGVYLIIAVVTAISKFLRGPQAINNYLIFKNVFYNTLEQKNLYLQYPERYFDMNHYGVFFSLLIAPFAVMPDWLGISLWNVANTAIFLFAIYKLPFSDAKKALFALFCLQEYITAAISLQFNIALVGLLMLSAIYIYENKEVKSASAIVIGIFVKLYGIVGLSQFFFIKNKFKFILSGIIVAVICLLIPMIYSTPQFVLQSYADWSHSLISKNNDNQVLGNMQDISLMGFVRRILGDASISNLSFLAFGLPLFALPYIRIKQYKNYAFQLMILASTLLFLVLFSSGSESPTYIIAVAGVMIWFFLQKERTPLVLGMLIFVIILTCFSPSDLFPKSVKVNYIIKYSLKAVPCIVVWFRIIYELMTRDFEKDYSLQ, from the coding sequence ATCATCTTGAAAGAAAAATTTTTAAAGTTTATTTTAAACCCCAGATATATATTTGGGGTTTATCTTATTATAGCAGTGGTTACCGCAATCTCAAAATTTCTGAGAGGTCCGCAGGCAATCAATAACTATCTAATTTTCAAAAATGTATTTTACAATACTTTAGAACAGAAAAATTTATACTTACAATATCCTGAGCGATATTTTGATATGAATCATTATGGAGTTTTCTTTAGCCTGTTGATTGCTCCGTTTGCTGTGATGCCAGATTGGTTAGGAATTTCTCTTTGGAATGTTGCGAATACTGCCATCTTCCTTTTTGCCATTTATAAACTTCCTTTTTCAGACGCTAAAAAAGCTCTTTTTGCATTATTTTGTCTGCAAGAATACATTACGGCTGCAATTAGTTTACAATTTAATATTGCCTTAGTAGGACTTTTAATGCTATCAGCAATTTATATTTACGAAAATAAGGAAGTGAAATCTGCCTCAGCCATCGTCATCGGAATCTTCGTTAAACTTTACGGAATCGTAGGCTTATCTCAGTTTTTTTTCATTAAAAATAAATTTAAATTTATTCTTTCAGGAATTATCGTTGCTGTTATTTGTCTTTTAATACCGATGATTTATTCTACACCTCAATTTGTATTGCAGAGTTATGCAGATTGGTCGCATTCTTTGATTTCAAAAAACAATGACAATCAGGTTTTGGGGAATATGCAGGATATCTCTCTAATGGGCTTTGTCAGAAGAATTTTAGGAGATGCATCGATTTCAAATCTTTCATTCTTAGCTTTTGGCTTACCGCTGTTTGCATTACCATACATAAGAATCAAACAGTATAAAAATTATGCTTTTCAATTAATGATTTTGGCGTCAACATTACTTTTCTTGGTATTGTTTAGCTCAGGATCAGAATCTCCAACGTATATTATTGCTGTTGCTGGCGTAATGATCTGGTTTTTCTTACAAAAAGAAAGAACACCATTAGTTTTAGGGATGTTAATTTTTGTAATCATTCTTACGTGTTTTTCACCTTCAGATTTATTTCCAAAATCGGTCAAAGTAAATTACATTATCAAGTATTCTCTAAAAGCAGTACCTTGCATTGTCGTTTGGTTTAGAATAATTTATGAATTAATGACCAGAGATTTTGAAAAAGATTATAGCCTACAATAA
- the hisC gene encoding histidinol-phosphate transaminase yields MKTINIQKLVRKNISELRPHISFRDNNTFENPFLMDANESPFGEFNRYPDSTHKNLREKISAFKNISANQIAIGNGSDELIDLIIKIFCEPKKDSVLVMNPSFAMYGFYAAINENKVLQLNLNDDFEIVKEDFLENIKENQPKILFLCSPNNPTGNSIEDIEFYIQNFDGIVVVDEAYIEFSEQKSSLELINEYPNLIVLQTFSKAWGLAGARVGIAYSSLEITNLIYTVKSPFNVNVLSQNLVLEKLDQIEDFKSNLNKILKERDWLRNQFLDVACISKVFPTDANFFLIEFKHAEKVYSTLIENEILTSKRFPQIPDCIRLNVGNRNENETLINALKSI; encoded by the coding sequence ATGAAAACAATAAATATTCAAAAATTAGTTAGAAAAAACATTTCAGAATTGAGACCTCACATCAGTTTTAGAGATAATAATACGTTTGAAAACCCTTTTCTGATGGATGCCAACGAAAGTCCGTTTGGTGAATTTAATCGCTATCCGGATTCTACACACAAGAATCTTAGAGAAAAAATATCAGCTTTCAAAAACATTTCAGCCAATCAAATAGCCATCGGTAACGGAAGTGACGAATTGATTGATTTAATCATAAAAATTTTCTGTGAACCGAAGAAAGATTCTGTTTTAGTAATGAATCCATCTTTTGCGATGTATGGATTTTATGCAGCAATTAATGAAAACAAAGTTTTGCAACTCAATCTCAATGATGATTTTGAAATTGTAAAAGAAGATTTTTTGGAGAATATTAAAGAAAATCAACCAAAAATATTATTTCTCTGTTCGCCCAATAACCCGACAGGAAATTCAATCGAGGATATTGAATTTTACATCCAGAATTTTGACGGAATTGTGGTTGTCGATGAAGCATATATTGAGTTTTCAGAACAAAAATCTAGTCTTGAATTAATCAATGAATATCCAAATCTGATTGTCTTACAAACATTCTCAAAAGCCTGGGGTTTGGCGGGAGCAAGAGTTGGAATTGCTTATTCGTCCTTAGAAATTACCAATCTTATCTACACGGTCAAATCACCTTTTAATGTGAATGTTTTGAGCCAAAATTTAGTTTTGGAAAAGTTAGATCAGATTGAAGATTTTAAAAGTAATTTAAATAAAATTTTAAAAGAAAGAGACTGGCTGAGAAATCAATTTTTAGATGTAGCCTGTATTTCAAAAGTTTTTCCGACGGATGCTAACTTTTTTCTGATTGAATTTAAACATGCTGAAAAAGTTTATTCTACATTGATTGAAAATGAAATTCTGACCAGCAAAAGGTTTCCTCAGATTCCAGATTGTATCAGACTCAACGTAGGTAATCGAAATGAAAATGAAACGCTCATTAATGCATTAAAAAGTATTTAG
- the hisH gene encoding imidazole glycerol phosphate synthase subunit HisH — translation MIAIIKYNGGNVNSVQNALERLGANPIITDDFELIKNAEKIVFPGVGEASSTMKVLREKGLDQLIPLLTQPVLGICLGMQLMCKNNEEGNTVGMGIFDCNVKRFPPLDLVPHMGWNTVSELKAPLFSAISEENDLYFVHSYYCELSEDTTSVCDYILPFSASLQKDNFFATQFHPEKSGKFGNQVLKNFLKI, via the coding sequence ATGATAGCGATTATAAAATACAACGGCGGAAACGTAAATTCGGTTCAGAATGCCTTAGAAAGATTAGGTGCAAATCCTATCATTACCGATGATTTTGAACTGATAAAAAATGCGGAAAAAATTGTTTTTCCGGGCGTTGGTGAAGCTTCTTCTACGATGAAAGTTTTAAGAGAAAAAGGTTTGGATCAACTGATTCCGTTATTAACGCAGCCTGTTCTGGGAATCTGCCTCGGAATGCAGTTGATGTGTAAAAATAATGAGGAAGGAAACACGGTAGGAATGGGAATTTTTGATTGCAATGTTAAAAGGTTTCCGCCACTTGACCTCGTTCCACACATGGGCTGGAATACTGTTTCTGAATTGAAAGCTCCTTTGTTCTCAGCGATTTCAGAGGAAAATGATTTGTATTTTGTCCACAGTTATTATTGTGAATTGTCAGAAGATACAACTTCTGTTTGCGATTATATTTTGCCTTTCAGTGCATCTTTACAGAAAGATAATTTCTTTGCAACGCAATTTCACCCCGAGAAATCGGGAAAATTTGGAAATCAGGTACTGAAAAACTTTTTAAAAATTTAA
- the hisD gene encoding histidinol dehydrogenase: MNIYKNPKRETWFELTKRPVFKKQEVSEIIKEIFEEIERNGDQALIEFAEKFDSAKINQLRVTSKEINESVDLVSEELKFAIQIAKENITKFHASQKNEIQKVETTKGVICWRENRAIEKVGIYIPGGTAPLFSTVLMLAIPAQLAGCKEIILCTPPDQNGNINPAILYTAQLCGISKIFKAGGAQAVAAMTFGTETIPNVYKIFGPGNQFVVAAKDFAQNFGVAIDMPAGPSEVLVITDENAVPEFCAADLLSQAEHGSDSQVVFISTDLKILNETIEEVKKQIKELPRNEFAQQSLNNSHFILLDSVEEALEFSNLYAPEHLILVVEDFESCINKIQNAGSVFLGNYSCESAGDYASGTNHTLPTNGFAKNYSGVSLDSFVKKITFQNLSKEGLENLGKTIELMAEAEGLLAHKNAVSIRLK, encoded by the coding sequence ATGAATATTTATAAAAATCCAAAACGAGAAACCTGGTTTGAGTTAACGAAAAGACCGGTTTTTAAAAAGCAGGAAGTTTCAGAAATCATTAAAGAAATCTTCGAAGAAATTGAAAGAAATGGTGATCAGGCATTAATCGAATTTGCAGAAAAATTTGATTCTGCAAAAATTAATCAGCTACGGGTAACTTCAAAAGAAATTAATGAATCTGTAGATTTAGTTTCAGAAGAATTAAAATTCGCCATCCAAATTGCCAAAGAAAATATTACAAAATTTCATGCTTCTCAGAAAAATGAAATTCAGAAAGTTGAAACTACGAAGGGAGTCATTTGCTGGCGAGAAAACCGCGCAATTGAAAAGGTGGGAATCTACATTCCAGGTGGAACAGCTCCATTATTTTCAACAGTTTTAATGCTTGCCATTCCTGCTCAATTGGCGGGTTGCAAAGAGATTATATTGTGTACGCCACCGGATCAAAATGGAAATATAAATCCTGCAATTCTTTACACCGCACAGCTTTGCGGGATTTCAAAAATATTTAAAGCAGGCGGAGCACAAGCGGTTGCCGCAATGACTTTCGGTACAGAAACCATTCCGAATGTTTATAAAATTTTCGGTCCAGGAAATCAATTTGTCGTTGCAGCGAAGGATTTTGCCCAGAATTTTGGTGTTGCCATCGACATGCCGGCAGGACCGAGTGAAGTTCTGGTCATCACCGATGAAAACGCTGTTCCTGAGTTCTGTGCAGCAGATTTGTTGTCACAAGCAGAGCATGGAAGCGACAGTCAGGTGGTTTTTATTTCTACAGATTTGAAAATTTTAAATGAAACTATTGAGGAAGTCAAAAAGCAGATCAAAGAACTTCCACGAAACGAGTTTGCTCAACAATCATTAAATAACAGCCATTTTATTTTATTGGATTCTGTGGAGGAAGCATTAGAATTTAGCAATCTGTATGCGCCGGAACATTTGATTTTAGTGGTTGAAGATTTTGAAAGTTGCATCAACAAAATTCAAAATGCGGGTTCTGTTTTTCTCGGAAATTATTCCTGTGAAAGTGCAGGAGATTACGCCAGCGGAACAAACCATACACTTCCCACAAATGGTTTTGCGAAAAATTATAGCGGGGTTTCTTTAGACAGTTTTGTGAAGAAAATTACGTTTCAGAATTTGTCAAAAGAAGGATTAGAGAATTTAGGAAAAACAATTGAACTGATGGCGGAAGCGGAGGGACTTTTAGCTCACAAAAATGCAGTATCCATTAGATTAAAATGA
- a CDS encoding glycosyltransferase family 2 protein: MKKISIVIPAYNEEGNVALIHQKIKEVFSELPHYDFEIIFVNDGSRDNTQQQLEILSKKFDEVKFIEFSRNFGHQPAVKAGMDSALGNAVISMDGDLQHPPELIPKMIKKWEEGNDVVLTIRKYPKEISVFKRKTSDFFYKILSGLSDVNLTKGGGSDFRLMDANVVEVMRKFNEDDLFLRGLTSWMGFKQSAIEFTASERVSGQSSYNLKKMITFAFTGITAFSVKPLYIAAYLGFLFSAFSVIGYGAYVIYAFVAKTEISGWASLIMTIVFFGGLQLIILGIIGIYLGKIFKQVKARPNYIVKNKNF, encoded by the coding sequence ATGAAAAAAATATCTATTGTAATTCCTGCCTATAATGAAGAAGGAAATGTTGCATTGATTCACCAAAAAATTAAAGAAGTTTTTTCCGAATTACCTCATTATGATTTTGAAATTATCTTCGTGAATGACGGAAGCAGAGATAACACACAGCAACAATTAGAAATTTTATCTAAAAAATTTGACGAAGTAAAATTTATCGAATTTTCCAGAAATTTCGGACATCAGCCTGCTGTAAAAGCAGGTATGGATAGTGCGTTAGGTAATGCTGTAATTTCAATGGATGGTGACCTTCAACATCCACCGGAACTCATTCCGAAAATGATTAAAAAGTGGGAAGAAGGCAATGATGTTGTTCTGACAATTAGAAAATATCCCAAAGAAATTTCTGTCTTCAAAAGAAAAACTTCAGACTTTTTTTACAAAATTCTGTCAGGATTATCTGATGTAAATCTTACCAAAGGCGGCGGTTCAGACTTTAGATTGATGGATGCAAATGTTGTAGAAGTCATGAGAAAATTCAATGAAGATGACTTATTTCTGCGTGGATTGACGAGCTGGATGGGCTTTAAACAAAGCGCTATAGAATTTACAGCTTCTGAACGGGTTTCAGGGCAAAGCAGTTACAACCTTAAAAAGATGATTACTTTTGCTTTTACAGGAATCACGGCATTCAGTGTAAAGCCATTGTACATCGCAGCATATTTAGGATTTTTATTTTCAGCATTTTCGGTAATTGGTTACGGCGCTTACGTTATTTACGCTTTCGTTGCAAAAACGGAAATCTCAGGATGGGCATCATTGATTATGACCATCGTTTTCTTTGGCGGTTTGCAGTTGATTATTTTAGGAATTATAGGGATTTATTTAGGTAAAATTTTCAAACAGGTAAAAGCAAGGCCAAATTACATTGTAAAAAATAAAAACTTTTAA
- a CDS encoding C40 family peptidase — MNLKSIRYSEVLRQVAVLSISATIIISCGSSKAVSKSKNSSSSKVSKSESLRKLDSKFDGKLSGSMKSILKDAERYLGTPYKFGGNTSSGFDCSGLTTKVFDENGLKLPRRSADQANTGKNIDLEEAKPGDLLFFATAGGSKVSHVGIVHTIENDGEVKFIHASTSKGVIISSLNEKYWNKAYLHAQRVL, encoded by the coding sequence ATGAATTTAAAATCAATACGATATAGCGAAGTTTTAAGACAGGTTGCTGTTCTATCAATTTCGGCAACGATCATCATTTCATGTGGAAGTTCGAAAGCTGTCTCCAAATCAAAAAACTCATCGAGCTCAAAGGTTTCAAAATCAGAAAGCCTGAGAAAATTAGATTCAAAATTTGACGGTAAACTTTCCGGTTCGATGAAAAGTATTTTAAAAGATGCTGAAAGATATTTAGGAACGCCTTATAAATTTGGAGGAAATACATCTTCGGGTTTTGACTGTTCTGGACTGACCACAAAAGTCTTTGACGAAAATGGATTGAAGCTGCCCAGACGATCAGCTGATCAGGCAAACACCGGAAAAAATATAGATTTGGAAGAAGCAAAACCTGGCGACCTTTTATTTTTTGCCACAGCAGGAGGAAGCAAAGTTTCTCATGTAGGCATTGTTCATACTATTGAAAATGATGGCGAAGTAAAATTCATTCACGCATCGACTTCTAAAGGGGTAATCATCTCGTCTCTCAACGAAAAATACTGGAATAAAGCCTATCTTCATGCACAAAGAGTTTTGTAA
- a CDS encoding GNAT family N-acetyltransferase, which yields MLKIQQIDNQYSESVIDLILNIQQKEFNVPITIDDQPDLLHIDEFYLAPGGNFWGAFINDKLVGTIALVKFDEKAAAIRKMFVKKEFRGKEYSIAQKLLEILITYCRKNSIDEVYLGTVSILQAALRFYEKNHFSIIKKEKLPSKFPLMNADNVFCFLDLKS from the coding sequence ATGTTAAAAATTCAACAGATCGACAACCAATATTCAGAATCAGTTATTGATTTAATTTTGAATATTCAGCAGAAAGAATTTAATGTTCCCATTACTATTGACGACCAACCAGATCTTCTTCATATTGATGAATTTTATTTAGCACCTGGCGGGAATTTTTGGGGAGCATTTATCAACGATAAACTTGTAGGAACAATCGCTTTGGTGAAGTTTGATGAAAAAGCTGCTGCAATCAGGAAAATGTTTGTCAAAAAAGAATTCAGAGGAAAGGAATACAGCATTGCCCAAAAACTGTTAGAAATACTTATTACATACTGTCGTAAAAATAGTATTGATGAAGTTTATTTAGGAACGGTATCTATATTACAAGCAGCATTACGTTTCTACGAAAAGAATCATTTCTCGATTATCAAAAAGGAAAAACTGCCATCAAAATTTCCTTTGATGAATGCTGATAATGTCTTTTGTTTCCTCGATTTAAAATCTTAA
- the hisB gene encoding bifunctional histidinol-phosphatase/imidazoleglycerol-phosphate dehydratase HisB — MKKILFIDRDGTLIIEPPADFQVDSLEKLEFYPGVFQNLAKIAKEFDYELVMVTNQDGLGTESFLFEDFKKPQDKMLKAFENEGIIFSDILIDKSFEHENSPNRKPEIGMLGKYIYGNYDLEKSFVIGDRLTDIQLAKNLGSKAIFISEVENENSELTTKSWNEIYQYLKQIPRKAKVYRKTNETEIEVEVNLDGSGNSEISTGLHFFDHMLEQISKHGNLDLKIKVNGDLQVDEHHTIEDTGIVFGEAVLQALGKKKGIERYGFLLPMDDCLSQVAIDFGGRPWLVWDADFKREKIGDVPTEMFNHFFKSFTDAAKCNLNIKSEGENEHHKIESIFKAFAKAIKMAVNQTDQNYNLPSTKGSL; from the coding sequence ATGAAAAAAATATTATTCATCGACCGAGACGGCACATTGATCATTGAACCACCTGCAGATTTTCAGGTTGATTCTTTGGAAAAGCTTGAGTTTTATCCGGGTGTTTTCCAAAATTTAGCCAAAATAGCAAAGGAATTCGACTACGAACTGGTGATGGTAACCAATCAGGATGGTTTGGGAACAGAAAGTTTTCTTTTTGAAGATTTCAAAAAACCTCAGGATAAAATGTTGAAAGCTTTTGAAAATGAAGGAATTATTTTCAGCGATATTCTAATCGACAAAAGTTTTGAGCATGAAAATTCACCTAATAGAAAACCTGAAATCGGAATGTTGGGGAAATATATTTATGGTAATTATGATCTTGAAAAATCTTTTGTAATTGGAGACCGATTAACTGATATTCAGTTAGCTAAAAACTTAGGTTCAAAAGCTATCTTCATCAGTGAAGTTGAAAATGAAAATTCAGAATTGACGACCAAAAGCTGGAATGAAATTTATCAATATTTAAAACAAATACCAAGAAAAGCTAAAGTCTATAGAAAGACAAATGAAACCGAAATTGAAGTTGAAGTTAATCTCGATGGTAGCGGAAATTCAGAAATTTCTACAGGTTTGCACTTTTTTGACCACATGCTTGAACAGATTTCAAAACATGGAAATTTAGATTTAAAAATTAAAGTGAACGGAGATCTACAAGTTGACGAACACCACACTATAGAAGATACAGGAATTGTTTTTGGAGAAGCAGTTTTGCAAGCTTTAGGTAAGAAGAAAGGAATTGAAAGATATGGTTTTCTACTTCCTATGGACGACTGTCTGTCTCAGGTGGCGATTGATTTTGGAGGCCGGCCTTGGTTGGTCTGGGATGCAGATTTTAAAAGAGAAAAAATCGGTGACGTACCAACGGAAATGTTTAACCACTTCTTTAAGTCATTTACAGATGCTGCAAAATGCAATTTAAATATTAAATCTGAGGGTGAAAACGAGCATCACAAAATAGAATCAATCTTTAAAGCATTTGCAAAAGCGATAAAAATGGCAGTCAATCAGACTGATCAAAATTACAATTTACCATCAACCAAAGGCAGTTTATAA
- a CDS encoding glycosyltransferase family 4 protein: MKIAFDAKRFFHNTSGLGNYSRDLVRILSQYFPENEYILLNKNKSERGKEILEKNNVHFIESSKGKFSRQFKIGKDAQAQNADIFHGLSGELPLKWNKNPIKKVVTIHDLIFMRYPQYYSFFDRKIHFWKFKKAAESADKIIAISEQTKQDIIRYLKVPEDKIEVIYQGCHHAFKENQSEEFIQKTKEKFSLPERFILNVGTIEERKNLLNIVKAIDKTEIPLVVVGRKTKYFKKVQDFILKNKMEKQINFLEGVSMDELAVIYKLADIFVYPSFFEGFGIPVIEALFSKTVTITSNTSCLPEAGGNDSVYVDPKNYLDLQSKIQFLWDSESERKRRSDKGFEFVQKFNDEPIANELMNFYQKIIS, from the coding sequence ATGAAGATAGCATTTGATGCAAAGCGTTTTTTTCACAATACATCAGGTTTAGGCAACTATTCTCGTGATCTCGTCAGGATTTTATCTCAATATTTTCCTGAAAATGAATATATTTTACTCAATAAAAATAAGTCTGAAAGAGGGAAAGAAATTTTAGAAAAAAATAATGTTCATTTCATTGAATCTTCAAAAGGCAAATTTTCCCGTCAGTTTAAAATTGGGAAAGATGCGCAGGCTCAAAATGCAGATATATTTCACGGATTATCAGGCGAATTACCTTTAAAATGGAACAAAAATCCAATCAAAAAAGTAGTCACGATTCATGATTTAATTTTCATGCGTTATCCGCAATACTATTCTTTTTTTGACCGAAAAATTCATTTTTGGAAGTTTAAAAAAGCAGCAGAATCTGCAGATAAAATCATTGCCATTTCAGAACAAACCAAACAGGATATTATTCGTTATTTGAAAGTTCCTGAAGACAAAATCGAGGTAATTTATCAAGGTTGTCATCATGCTTTCAAAGAAAATCAATCAGAAGAATTCATTCAGAAAACAAAAGAAAAATTTAGTTTACCTGAAAGGTTTATCTTAAATGTAGGAACGATTGAAGAGCGAAAAAATCTTTTAAACATTGTAAAAGCAATTGATAAAACTGAAATTCCTTTAGTAGTTGTCGGACGAAAAACAAAATATTTCAAAAAAGTACAAGACTTCATCCTGAAAAATAAAATGGAAAAACAAATTAACTTTCTGGAAGGCGTTTCGATGGATGAGTTGGCTGTGATTTACAAGCTTGCCGATATTTTTGTCTATCCAAGTTTTTTTGAAGGGTTCGGAATTCCTGTTATTGAAGCTTTATTTTCAAAAACTGTTACAATTACCAGCAACACAAGTTGTCTTCCTGAAGCCGGAGGTAACGATTCTGTTTATGTTGATCCTAAAAATTATTTAGATTTACAATCAAAAATACAGTTTCTTTGGGACAGTGAATCTGAAAGAAAACGCCGTTCTGATAAAGGTTTTGAGTTCGTTCAAAAATTTAATGATGAGCCGATTGCCAATGAACTGATGAATTTTTATCAAAAAATTATTTCATAA
- a CDS encoding MarR family winged helix-turn-helix transcriptional regulator codes for MNVINESGILALSTRLQRLSEQLRKDGALLYREFGIDFEPKWFPVIFTLHHKKILSVVEIANEIGYSHPSTISLLKELEKQKMIISKKDKSDERKRLIELSPKGLDLIEKMQPVWELVSTILGEIADNNNHLLRAIEEAEEKLAAQSFLQRAIQMKNTK; via the coding sequence ATGAATGTCATCAACGAATCAGGTATCTTGGCTTTATCGACCAGATTACAAAGACTCAGTGAACAGTTGCGCAAAGACGGAGCATTACTTTATAGAGAATTCGGAATCGATTTTGAGCCAAAATGGTTTCCCGTAATTTTCACATTACATCATAAAAAAATATTGAGTGTTGTAGAAATCGCCAATGAAATCGGATACAGCCATCCTTCGACCATCAGTTTGTTAAAAGAACTTGAAAAGCAAAAAATGATCATTTCTAAAAAAGATAAATCGGATGAGCGTAAACGTTTGATTGAATTATCCCCAAAAGGTTTAGATTTAATAGAAAAAATGCAACCAGTTTGGGAATTAGTTTCTACAATTTTAGGTGAAATAGCAGACAATAACAATCACTTGCTGAGGGCAATAGAAGAAGCAGAAGAAAAATTGGCGGCGCAATCATTTTTGCAGCGAGCAATACAAATGAAAAATACGAAATAG
- a CDS encoding 2,3,4,5-tetrahydropyridine-2,6-dicarboxylate N-succinyltransferase, translating to MSLQQTIENIWDNRDLLQNEDSKVAIREVISLLDSGKLRVAEPTENGWKVNEWVKKAVVMYFPIQKMETIEVGPFEFHDKMPLKRNYAEKGVRVVPHAVAREGSFIASGVILMPSYVNIGAYVDSGTMVDTWATVGSCAQIGKNVHLSGGVGIGGVLEPLQAAPVIIEDDCFIGSRCIVVEGVHVEKEAVLGANVVLTASTKIIDVTGSEPIEIKGRVPARSVVIPGSYTKQYPAGEFQVPCALIIGQRKESTDKKTSLNDALRENNVAV from the coding sequence ATGTCGTTACAACAAACTATTGAAAATATCTGGGATAATAGAGATTTATTACAAAATGAAGACAGCAAAGTAGCTATCAGAGAAGTTATTTCTCTTTTAGATTCTGGAAAACTTCGTGTTGCTGAGCCTACAGAAAACGGATGGAAGGTAAACGAATGGGTAAAGAAAGCGGTAGTAATGTATTTCCCAATCCAGAAAATGGAAACTATTGAAGTAGGTCCTTTTGAATTTCATGATAAAATGCCTTTGAAGAGAAATTATGCTGAAAAAGGAGTGAGAGTTGTTCCTCATGCTGTTGCCAGAGAAGGTTCTTTCATTGCTTCGGGTGTTATTTTAATGCCTTCTTATGTGAATATCGGAGCTTATGTAGACTCAGGAACGATGGTTGATACTTGGGCGACGGTTGGAAGTTGTGCACAAATCGGTAAAAACGTTCACTTGAGTGGTGGTGTTGGTATTGGCGGAGTTTTGGAGCCACTTCAGGCTGCACCGGTAATCATTGAAGACGATTGTTTTATTGGTTCAAGATGTATCGTGGTAGAAGGTGTTCATGTTGAAAAGGAAGCAGTTTTGGGAGCGAATGTTGTATTGACCGCTTCAACTAAAATTATCGACGTTACAGGTTCAGAGCCAATTGAAATCAAAGGGAGAGTTCCTGCGCGTTCAGTGGTAATTCCTGGAAGTTATACCAAACAATATCCAGCGGGAGAATTTCAGGTTCCTTGTGCTTTGATCATCGGTCAGAGAAAAGAATCTACAGATAAAAAGACGTCATTGAATGACGCTTTGAGAGAAAATAATGTTGCGGTTTAA
- the hisA gene encoding 1-(5-phosphoribosyl)-5-[(5-phosphoribosylamino)methylideneamino]imidazole-4-carboxamide isomerase, which translates to MKIIPAIDIIDGKCVRLSKGDYNTKKIYNENPLEVAKEFEDFGIQFLHLVDLDGAKSKHIVNQKVLETIAKETSLHIDFGGGLKTEDDIEIAFNSGASQITIGSIAVQNPSFCYQLIEKYGAEKIILGADCENRNIKTSGWLKESDKNVIDFILDYQKKGIQNVICTDISKDGMLEGASTELYQEILNKTTIQLVASGGISCIEDVYLMKEIGCAGSIIGKAIYEGKISLNQLQNFIQNA; encoded by the coding sequence ATGAAAATTATTCCTGCTATAGATATCATCGACGGAAAATGTGTGAGACTTTCAAAAGGTGATTACAATACTAAGAAAATTTATAATGAAAATCCGCTCGAAGTCGCCAAAGAATTTGAAGATTTTGGAATTCAGTTTTTACACCTTGTCGATTTGGATGGAGCGAAATCAAAACATATTGTTAATCAAAAAGTATTGGAAACTATTGCAAAAGAAACTTCATTGCATATCGATTTTGGTGGGGGACTGAAAACTGAAGATGATATTGAAATCGCTTTTAATTCTGGGGCTTCGCAAATTACCATCGGCAGCATTGCAGTTCAGAATCCTAGTTTCTGTTACCAATTAATTGAAAAATACGGAGCTGAAAAAATAATTTTGGGTGCCGATTGTGAAAACCGAAACATAAAAACTTCAGGCTGGTTGAAAGAAAGTGATAAAAATGTAATTGATTTTATTCTTGATTATCAAAAGAAAGGCATTCAGAATGTAATCTGCACGGATATTTCAAAAGATGGAATGCTTGAAGGAGCATCTACAGAATTGTATCAGGAGATTTTAAATAAGACAACCATTCAATTAGTTGCAAGCGGTGGAATTTCCTGTATTGAAGATGTTTATCTGATGAAAGAAATAGGATGTGCGGGAAGCATTATTGGAAAAGCGATTTATGAAGGTAAAATATCATTAAACCAACTTCAAAATTTTATTCAAAATGCTTAA